The genomic window GCGCAGGGCCTCGATCGCGAGGTGCGTGTTCGGCGCCGCCTGAGCTTTCGCGAGGAACTCCGGACCCAAGTCATCGAGGGCGAGGCGCGGAAGCCCGGCCGCGTCATAGATGTCGAGTACGTCGCCCGGCGCGATCGATTCGGCGACGAGCGCGCCGAGGAGCCGTGAGATCTCCTCTGGAACGGGCTGGTCCCGTGACTGCCGCTCGATCGCGTCGAACTTCGCCATCCATACGCGCACCTCCTCGTAGAAGGCGATCTCGTCGTGCAGCTCGGCGAGCCCGTCACGTCCAGACGCGAGCGCCCACGCGCGTGCCAACTGTCCGGTCGCCGTGCGGTAGCGCGACGCCAGACGCTCCGGTCCCAGCTCTTCTGCGTTCAGCGGGTTCTGCGAGCTGCGCAGGTAGTTCGTGGCAGTGGTCGCCGCAGTACGCCAGGCCCGCGAGCCACCCTGCTTGACGATCGAACGCCAGTCGCACTCCGCGAGCATCTCGCGGATCTGCGCCACAAGCTCGGTCGCGATCGCCACGGCTTCATCGACGTCGCGCCCGATCGGCTTGTTCTCCTGATCCGAGACGGTGTACTCCGACAGCGCCTTGGCGAGATTGTCGGCCAGGGGAGCATAGGCGACGAGCAGCCCGTCCTGTTTGCCCTTGAACGTGCGGTTCACACGGGCGAGTGTCTGCATGAGCAGGGCGCCCTTGAGAGGGCGGTCGAGATAGAGCGTGTGCAGGGGCGGGGCGTCGAATCCGGTCAGCATCATGTCTTTGACGATCACCAGTTCGAGCTCGTCGCCGGCATCCTTCAGCCGGGCCTTGATCGCCTTGTTCTCGGATTCGCGTCGCACGTGGTCGCTCACGGGTGGCTGATCCGAGGCCGAGCCCGAGTAGACGACCTTGATGCGGCCTGAGTCGAGCGCGTCAGAGTGCCAGTCCGGCCGCAAGGCGATGATCGCCGTGTAGAGCCGCGCGCAGATCTCACGCGTGCCACCCACGATGAGCGCCTTACCGGGAGACTCGAGGAACGGCTTCATCCGCTCGCGCCGCTCTTCCCAGTGCTGCACGAGATCGGCGGCGAGGGTCTCGATCCGCTCGGGCGCGCCGTATACGGCGTTGACGACGGCGACGGATGCCTCGAGCCGAGCCCTCTCGGTGTCGTCGAGCCCGAGCGTGTACTCGTCGGCGGCGCGGTCGATGTCCTCTTCGCTGGCGCCGTCCGCGAACGAGACCTTGATGAGCCGCGGCTCGAAGTACACCGGCACCGTGGCGCCGTCATCCACCGCCCGGGTGAGGTCGTAGATGTCGATGTAGTCGCCGAACACCGCGCGCGTGTCGCGCTCGGCGAATGAGATCGGCGTGCCGGTGAAGGCGATGAGGGTCGCGTTCGGCAGCGCATCGCGCAGGTGCCGCGCGTAGCCGTCGAGGTCGTCATAGTGGCTGCGGTGGGCCTCGTCGACGACGACGATCACGTTGCGTCGGTCTGTGAGGAGCGGATGCTGCTCTCCGGCGTCCTTCTCGTCCTTGCTCAGTCCGAACTTCTGCAGCGTCGTGAAGTAGATGCCGCCGGTCACCCGGTGGCGCAGCTCGTCACGCAGGTGCGCACGTTCGCGCACCTGCACCGGCTTCTCGGCGAGCAGCAGGCTCTGATCGAACGTCTGGAACAGCTGCCCATCGAGCTCCGTGCGGTCGGTCACGACGATCACGGTGGGGTTCTTGAGCTTCGGATGCCGCGACACGAGGTTCGCGTACAGCTCCATCTCCATCGACTTGCCCGAGCCCTGCGTGTGCCACACGACGCCGGCCTTGCCGTTGGTCTCGACGGCCTGCACCGTGCTGCCGACAGCCTTCGTCACGGCGAAGTACTGGTGGGGCTTCGCAATGCGCTTCGTGAGTCCGTCGGAGTTCTCGTCGAACGCGGTGTAGTTGCGCACGAGCTGGAGGAAGCGCTCCTGGTTGTAGAGCCCGTTGAGCGCGTCGTCGATGGGTTCGACCGAGATCCCCTCCTCGAGGCGGGGCTGAGTGAGGGGTGCACCGTCGTCGTCCACGTTCCACGGCGCGAAGTGGTTGAGCGGAGTGAACGGTGTACCGTACTTCGCCTCCAGCCCGTCGCTAGCGAGCGTGAGCACGCAGAAGCGGAACGCCATCGGAAACTCGCGCAGGTAGGTCTGCAGCTGTGCGTGCGCGGGGGCGACGCCGGTGGATGCCGAGCCGGCCCGCTTCAGTTCCACGATGCTCAGCGGCATCCCGTTGACGAAGAGCACGATGTCGAACCGCCGATGCAGGTCGCCCTGGCGCAGTGTGACCTGGTTGACGGCCAGCCAGTCGTTCTCGGACGGGTCGGAGCCGAGCAGCCGGAGCCTCGGGTTCTGCTCGACTCCGTCGGCGTCGATGTAGCTCAGCGGATACCCGCCGACCAGGTACTGGTGGATCCGGTGGTTCTCGGTGATCGCATCCTGCGATTTGGGCGACGCGATCTCAGCTACTGCCTGCTGAAGATACTCGCCAGGCACGCCGGGATTCAGCCGGCGGAGTGCCTCGAGCAGGCGCGGACGGATGAGCAGGTCTTCCCATGAGTCCCGCTCGCCGCTGCCGGGCGCGACGTTCTCACCCTTCGCCGGCTTCCAACCCAGGGGCTCGGCGAGCGTGTCGAGCGCGTCGTGCTCCCAGGCTGCTTCGGAGAGGGTGGTCACCTCAGCGCTCCGTGCCCTCGGTTTCGGCGGTTTCCGTCGTGTTGGTCTCGCCGGTGCGCTGAAGTCGGTTCGCGATCTTTCCCGCGAGCCGCCCGGTGGACATCCGGGCGTTCTCGAGGGTGTCGCCTCCGAAGCGGCCGACGGTCTGCAGACCGTCCTTGCCCGCGCCGACCACGCCATCGCGCACATCGGCGGCTGCCGCAGACCAACGGCGGGCTTCGAGGGCTGCGCGCTCATCGGCGACGCCGAGGGTCGCGTGCAGGGCACTGACGTCAACCGCGACCTCGTTGCTCGCGTGCACCACGACCTTCGCCGACATCGGGTTCAGCAGCACCTTCGAGTTAGCTCTGCTGGCGGCCGCGTCCATGCGGGCGACGAGCTGCGTCGTCGTCGTGGCGATCAGCTCGCGTCGGCGTTGCCGCGCCGTCTGCAACGCGATGCGATGCTTGTCAAGTTCGTCCGGCGACGCGTCGAGCACGCGATCGAGTTCCAGGACACCCATTCCCTCCTGCAGCTGGAAGCAGCGAGCGAGTACGGCGAGCCACTCTACGGTGGTGTCTTGCGCCTGCTTCGATAGGTCGGCGAGCTCACCGATCTTCGTCTCTCGCTCGAGGTTCTCGGCAAGACCGTCGAGCTGCCGCAGGGCATACGCCTGGGTGCGTGCAATCGTCGCCGCATTGCCCTGCACCTTCGACCACGTCACCTCGGACACTCGGCCGACCTCGGCGCGCACGACCATCGCTTCGTCGAGCATCAACTCGACGCCGATCATGTCGGCGAGCACCGCATCTTTCTGAGCACGCAGGATGTCGTCGACTTTGGCGTCGATCTTCGCGAGGTACTCGGTGATCTCCTCCATCGTCTGCTGCATGGCGTATTGCGCCATGATGCCGCCGACGCCAGCGAGGAGCGCGGGGTTCGTGAGCATCGCGGTTGGTTTGCCCACGAATTGCAGGTTCTTCGCGAACTGACCGTTCGGTGCCCGGAGCGTCGCATGATCGAACTTCGTCAACGAGTTCTTCACTTTGGGAAGGTGCTGGGCGGCACTCCACGACTCTTCCGTCAGCTTCATCCACCTCCCGGCGTTCGCCGAGACCTCGGACGCTGTCTGCAGCGCCGACCCGCCCTTCGCAGCGAACGAAGTGATTCCCCGAAGGTCGAGTTCGCGCGACGGCAGTCCTGCCGTCGCGACGAACAGTTCGACGGCGGCCGGCCTGCCGATGACGACCAGTCCGTCGCCATCGCTGATGAGCTCGATCTCATCGCCCGGCTCGTCAGCAGGAGTGCCGAGGGGTTCGGATGCGTAGGTCATGGGCGTGCGTCTCTCTCCGGGTTGCCGAGCTCGGTCACGAGGTGAACTCGAATTCGAGATTGATCGTGGGATCGATGGCTTCCACGATTCGTGTGTAGAACGCCGCGGCTTGATCTTCGAGCACCGGACGGAAGCCGTCGATGTGCTCGTCAACCGCCTCATCGGAGAGAATCTCCTCGAATATCGCGGTGGTGTCGATCTCCGGTGTCGTCCAGCTGAGTGCGCCGTTCTCTTCCTTGGCCACGCTCAGATCGGGGTTGACGTAACCCAGGTAGATGAAATCGGGGATGAGGACGCGATAGGAGTTGTCGCCCGTCTGGACAATCTCCACGTCCTTCCCCTCGATCCCATACTTGGCGTCGTACTCATAGCGCACGAGGACCGACCGCTCTGTACCCGGGAGAGTGAAGAGCTGGAAATCGCCGATCGCGAGCTTGAGGCCATCCGCGCGCTCCTCCTCGACATCCGTCATGCCCGCGGTCAGAAGAACCACCTGCTCCTCACCCTTGATGGAGCGGATCACCTGTGTGTCGCGCGACTCGGCGGCACCGAGAAACTTGCCGACTGAGACGCCGGCAACGGCGGCTCCGCCGACGAGGGCCAGGATGAACGCGACGAGCAGGACCTTCGCCCAGACGGGCGTCTTCTTGACATGCTTCGATGCGGGTGCGGTCGCCGAAGGCGGCGCGGACGTGGTGGTCATGCGTTGAATCTCCCCAGATGCGTGCGACGGTGCAGTCTTGTGAATGTATCCGGTATCGAGCCCGTTGCGCTCAGACGCCGGCGGCGGCCGCAACCTTCTCCGCATGGCGGACGCGGAGTTTGCCCGACATGAGCTGCGGAAGCAGTGCGTCGCGGGTTGCGGCGAGCGTGCGGTTCTCGCGGCTGACAGCGTCAATGAGTTCGATCAACGCATCCGCCTGGTACGTGAAGCTCGCGATCCTTGTCGTGTCAGCGAGTGCGATCGGCAGTGCGAGAGCTTCCGAACGATTCAGGCCGGGAACCGCCGAATCATTGTTCATCTCGTCGAGGCGGAGTGTTCGGAGGAGGAAGTATAGATATGGCTGCGAAATCCCCGCGCGCGTCCCACGGACGTAGAAGGTTGTGTCGATTGGGAAGTGTGGCCCGCTGACCCAGTGAACGCTTCCGGCAGACCCCTTGCGGCCGACAACCACACCCGAGCGGTCGACGAGAGCAACTGAATGCGCACCGCTGATGCCCCCGCTGCCAACCACGGCGACTTCGCCAGAGCGCCGCGCGGCGGCAGACAACGCTTTGCCGTATTCGAGCGAGACAATCGCTCCAAGCGTGCTCTTGGAGTGTGCAGGATCGGCTTGGATCAAGCGGAACTGGGTCTCCATTAGGCCCCACGCGGTCGCGGCGAGGGCGGTGTTGGCGGCGATCTTGTCGTCGAGGGCGCCCAGCACCTCGGCGATCGCCTGCTGCTCTGGGAGCGGCGGGAGCGGGATCGGGATGCTGCGGAGCGACGTGAGCGGTTGCCCGATTCCCGGCGTTCCCACCGTCGAGGCGCGGCTCAGCAATTCGTCGCGACCCTTGTCGCGGAAGTAGAGAAGAACGAACCGCGAGTCGGCCACGTCCGTGTCGACCGTCAGCTTCATCATGCTTGATGAGAGCAGCCATTCCTGATCGTCTACCCGTGCAACACGACCTATCGCCCCGCGATGAGGGAAGACCAGGTCACCGGGTCTCACCAGACACGCAGGGAACTCATCCGCGGTTTCGCGAGCCACGTACACGAGGTCGTCGGTTGAGAGTCCCCATCGATCGCCTATGTTCTGTCCGCGCACGACAGGCACACCACTGCTCGTGTAGCGATCAGCACGCAGCGCGGATCCGAAGGGTCCAATCGCGATGGAACGCGGCACGGGTGCGGCGATGTCAGCAATGGTGACGGTTTGGATCATGACACTCGCTCCAACTGTTCGCGCACAACCTCGGCGAGCCGCGCCGACTCCGCGAACTGCGTCTCAAGCTCTGCTCGCAACCGCGCGAGCTTCTCCTCGATCGGCTCGCCATCGTCCTCGACATCCGCGGCGCCGACGTAGCGACCGGGCGTCAGCGCGTAGTCGGCGGCCTTGATCTCGGCGAGGGGTGCGGAGTAGCAGAAGCCGGGGGTGTCGGCGTATGCGCCGGGTGCAGACGTTTCGTCTCGCTCGTTCCTCGCTCGCTCAACGACCAAGACCTCGGGCGCTTCGACAGGCTCAGCGACCGGTGTGGCCGGGAAGGCGAAGGCGGCGGCATCCGTCTCTTGGCCCATCCAGGCGTGGAAGGTGCCGGCGATCTTCGCGATGTCGTCGTCGCTCAGGGCGCGCTCGGCGCGATCGACCATGTGGCCGAGGTTGCGGGCGTCGATGAAGAGCACCTCGCCTGCGCGCTTGCCCTTGTCTTTCGCGAAGAACCAGACGCACACTGGGATGCCGGTCGAACGGAAGAGCTGCGTCGGCAGGGCGACCATGCACGAGACGAGGTCGGCCTCGACGATCTCGGCGCGGATCTGGCCCTCGCCGCCCGAGTTCGACGACATCGAGCCGTTCGCCATGACGACGCCGGCCTGCCCTCCGGGAGCGAGTTTGGAGAGGATGTGCTGGATCCACGCGTAGTTCGCGTTGCCGGCCGGCGGCACGCCGAAGCGCCAGCGCGGGTCGGACTCGTTGCGGGCCCAGTCCTTGATGTTGAACGGCGGGTTCGCCATCACGAAGTCGGCCTGCAGGTCAGGGTGCAGGTCGCGGGCGAACGTGTCGCCCCAGCGCGGACCGAGGTTGCCCGACAGCCCGTGGATGGCGAGGTTCATCTTCGCCATGCGCCACGTGCGCTCGTTGAGCTCCTGCCCGTACACCGAGATCTCGCTGCTCTCGCCGTGGTGCGCGTCGATGAACTTCTCGGCCTGCACGAACATCCCGCCCGACCCGCACGCCGGGTCATAGACGCGCCCGTGCGTCGGCTGCAGCAGTTCGACCAGCACCCGCACGACTCCGGCGGGCGTATAGAACTCACCACCCCGCTTGCCCTCGGCCGCGGCGAACTTCTCGAGGAAGTACTCGTACACCTCGCCCAGCAGATCGCGCGCGCGGCGCCCGTCCGACCCGCCCTGGCCCTGCGCGGCGAACCGTGCGGAGTTCAGCAGATCGAGCAGCTCACCCAGTCGGCGCTGGTCGACGCTGTCGCGGTTGAAGATGCGGGGGAGCGTGCCCGAGAGCTGCGGGTTCGCCTGCATGACGGCATCCATCGCCTCATCGATCAGCAGGCCAATCGACTTCTCGACGCCGTCGACCGATGCACCCTTCGCACGCTCGGCGAGGAACCCCCACCGCGCGTTCGCCGGTACCCAGAACACGCCGCGTCCGGTGTACTCGTCGGTGTCGTCGATGAGGTCGGCGATCTGGTCGTCGTCGTACCCCTCGGCCGTGAGCTCGGCGCGGATGCTTGCACGCCGCTCATCGAAGGCGTCTGACACGTACTTGAGGAAGACGAGACCGAGGATGACGTCCTTGTACTGCGAGGCATCCATCGATCCGCGCAGTTTGTCGGCGGCCTTCCAGAGCGTGTCTTTCAGCTCCTTCATCGTCGACGGCGCCTGCGGGGCGGCTTTCGGTATGCGGGGCATGGTATTCCTTACTGCGGAACGGATGCCGCGGCTGCGGCGGGATCGGTGAGCATGACTGTGCCGGAGGCAACGCCGGCGGCGAGCAGGTCGGCATAGGCGTCGAGGGCTTCGACGCGGTGTTCGAGCGCTCTGCGGCGCGTAGCGATATCTGCGAGTGCGGCCCGGAGCGGCGCCGTCTGCTGCGGGGCTACTCGACGCAGCCGCCACCGTCGCCACGATCCGGCACCGCCGGGCGAGCGATCGATGTCGAGCGCCATGAGTTCGGGCACGAGGCCGCCGGGGTCGGACGCGTCGATGCGCAGGACGCGAGCGGGATGCGCCACGACCTTGGAGCCGTCGGCATCAACCCACGCCTTCGCGGTCGGTGAGGTGCGGAAGATGATGTCGCCCGGTGCTGTCAGTCGCGCGGAAGGATGCCGCTGCGCGAACACCATCGGATCGACGCGGTGCTCGCCGATCTTCGCGGGATTGTCGAGATCCTCGGCGCCGACCGCGACGAGACCGGTGGGCGAGTACTCGTCGTGCGCGAGGCGCGTCCCAGCCAGAACACGCAGGTGCCGATCGGTGAGGAGCGCATCCACCGACGCCGAGTCGAGTGGGCGCCCGGGTGCCGAGGTGGGCGAGGCCACGGGGACGTCGTCGGGCATGCTCGCGCGGGCCTGATCCAGCAGCGCCGGGAGTTCCCGTGTCGAGCTTCGGGCGGTGGCAGCGCGGGCGCCGGGGCCGAGCAGATCACCGCGTGCGGCGAGCAGCGAGGTCGTGCGCACGAGCCGAGTGAACCGGAACGCGTGCGCACGCACATCGTGAGCGCTGCCCATCGCGGCGACCACATCGCTCGCCAGGTCCGCCCTGGCCGCTCGTGTCAGCGTGACCTCGGTGAGGTCGGCGACCGCCGTGAAACGATCGGCCAGCGGGACGTCGCCGGCCTCGCGCCCCAGCACCCAGAGCGCGAGCGCCTCTCGAGCGGCCGAGGTGACCAGGCCGGAGGGGAGCCGCACGATGGCGCGGACGCGCCCCGACCGCAGCACGTCGGTGCGCGTCAGCGCGTCAGTCGTCGCGATCGACCCGATCAGAACGCCGGCCGGTGCGAGCACCAGTGCCCGGTCATCGTCGCGCATGGCGAGAACCAGCTCGTCGAGTGTCCGGAGCATCTCCGACGCCAGGAGAGCGCCGGCCGAGGGCAGGCGCGTGACAGTGAGCCGCGGCGCCAATCCAGAGGTGTGGTCGAGAGTCAACGCGATGCCGTCGAGCAGCAGGCGCCGGACGATGCCGCGCCGCTCTGGCTGCTCGGCCAGGGAGACCTCGGAATCGGCGAGAGCGGAGATGAGCTCGTGTGCGAGCGCCGAAGCGATGCCTGCGGCGACGACGAGCGTGGAGTCGCGTCCAGCCATGAGCGCTACCGACAGGCCGAGCAGCAGCGCCTCGGCGTCAGCCGTGAGCGGACCGGCGGATCCGCCGGCTGCTTTCGTCGACGCATGGCGCCGCTCAAGGAGCCGCGATGCCGCGAGGGGCGAATACGCGGC from Microbacterium sp. ProA8 includes these protein-coding regions:
- a CDS encoding type I restriction endonuclease subunit R, which produces MTTLSEAAWEHDALDTLAEPLGWKPAKGENVAPGSGERDSWEDLLIRPRLLEALRRLNPGVPGEYLQQAVAEIASPKSQDAITENHRIHQYLVGGYPLSYIDADGVEQNPRLRLLGSDPSENDWLAVNQVTLRQGDLHRRFDIVLFVNGMPLSIVELKRAGSASTGVAPAHAQLQTYLREFPMAFRFCVLTLASDGLEAKYGTPFTPLNHFAPWNVDDDGAPLTQPRLEEGISVEPIDDALNGLYNQERFLQLVRNYTAFDENSDGLTKRIAKPHQYFAVTKAVGSTVQAVETNGKAGVVWHTQGSGKSMEMELYANLVSRHPKLKNPTVIVVTDRTELDGQLFQTFDQSLLLAEKPVQVRERAHLRDELRHRVTGGIYFTTLQKFGLSKDEKDAGEQHPLLTDRRNVIVVVDEAHRSHYDDLDGYARHLRDALPNATLIAFTGTPISFAERDTRAVFGDYIDIYDLTRAVDDGATVPVYFEPRLIKVSFADGASEEDIDRAADEYTLGLDDTERARLEASVAVVNAVYGAPERIETLAADLVQHWEERRERMKPFLESPGKALIVGGTREICARLYTAIIALRPDWHSDALDSGRIKVVYSGSASDQPPVSDHVRRESENKAIKARLKDAGDELELVIVKDMMLTGFDAPPLHTLYLDRPLKGALLMQTLARVNRTFKGKQDGLLVAYAPLADNLAKALSEYTVSDQENKPIGRDVDEAVAIATELVAQIREMLAECDWRSIVKQGGSRAWRTAATTATNYLRSSQNPLNAEELGPERLASRYRTATGQLARAWALASGRDGLAELHDEIAFYEEVRVWMAKFDAIERQSRDQPVPEEISRLLGALVAESIAPGDVLDIYDAAGLPRLALDDLGPEFLAKAQAAPNTHLAIEALRKSLTDAGSAATRGNLVRQRAFSERIAEIMNRYTNQQLTSAEVIAELVELAKEVAAEASRGSTFSPPLSSDELAFYDAVATNESAIDVQGEDVLAQIARELVAVMRRDVRTDWTVRDDVRAKLRSSIKRLLVKYKYPPDKQPEAIKLVMDQMESMAPRYADERSNSVSPKGTK
- a CDS encoding restriction endonuclease subunit S, which codes for MIQTVTIADIAAPVPRSIAIGPFGSALRADRYTSSGVPVVRGQNIGDRWGLSTDDLVYVARETADEFPACLVRPGDLVFPHRGAIGRVARVDDQEWLLSSSMMKLTVDTDVADSRFVLLYFRDKGRDELLSRASTVGTPGIGQPLTSLRSIPIPLPPLPEQQAIAEVLGALDDKIAANTALAATAWGLMETQFRLIQADPAHSKSTLGAIVSLEYGKALSAAARRSGEVAVVGSGGISGAHSVALVDRSGVVVGRKGSAGSVHWVSGPHFPIDTTFYVRGTRAGISQPYLYFLLRTLRLDEMNNDSAVPGLNRSEALALPIALADTTRIASFTYQADALIELIDAVSRENRTLAATRDALLPQLMSGKLRVRHAEKVAAAAGV
- a CDS encoding class I SAM-dependent DNA methyltransferase, which encodes MPRIPKAAPQAPSTMKELKDTLWKAADKLRGSMDASQYKDVILGLVFLKYVSDAFDERRASIRAELTAEGYDDDQIADLIDDTDEYTGRGVFWVPANARWGFLAERAKGASVDGVEKSIGLLIDEAMDAVMQANPQLSGTLPRIFNRDSVDQRRLGELLDLLNSARFAAQGQGGSDGRRARDLLGEVYEYFLEKFAAAEGKRGGEFYTPAGVVRVLVELLQPTHGRVYDPACGSGGMFVQAEKFIDAHHGESSEISVYGQELNERTWRMAKMNLAIHGLSGNLGPRWGDTFARDLHPDLQADFVMANPPFNIKDWARNESDPRWRFGVPPAGNANYAWIQHILSKLAPGGQAGVVMANGSMSSNSGGEGQIRAEIVEADLVSCMVALPTQLFRSTGIPVCVWFFAKDKGKRAGEVLFIDARNLGHMVDRAERALSDDDIAKIAGTFHAWMGQETDAAAFAFPATPVAEPVEAPEVLVVERARNERDETSAPGAYADTPGFCYSAPLAEIKAADYALTPGRYVGAADVEDDGEPIEEKLARLRAELETQFAESARLAEVVREQLERVS